In Electrophorus electricus isolate fEleEle1 chromosome 10, fEleEle1.pri, whole genome shotgun sequence, the genomic window AAATAATTAACTGTCGGACTTCTCTGGGACTTTAAATGACCGAACTGTTGTTTTACTGCGGTGTTACCATGGCGTTTGATGAGTTCATTTATTCCAACAGGCAAAGCTGCTCTGCCGCTTGGCACGGTTTCCTCGTTTCGTGTTTAGATACCCAACGCTACACAACTATATTACTTTTTATAGCGTGCTAATACTGTTAGAAAGCTAAATATGACCAACTTTACCTGATTAGCCAGCTATAGAGACCGTGACTCGCCTGCAAGTCGTGAACTTTGGTTAAATTAATTTCAGTCCACCCAATAACCTATTCAACCTCAACATAATACAAATTACCATTCGTTGACATTTAGCGTTTGagttagttagctaacgttTCGCTATCGCATTAACTAGTTAATCCTGCCAAAACTACAAGAAATAACGTCTAATGTTAGATACGGTTACTCAACGTCTACCTGGGTTCATACAGCTGGGTAAAACTGCccgagagaggaaaaaacaaaacaaacaaacaaaaaaaaaaccacacacacacggtagcTTAGTACCCGGTTTTACAGAGGGATCATGGAAATCTGACCATCATGTTACGGCTGTATTTTATGAGTTTGCAGTACAGCCAAGATAGCGTGTTGACCTACCTCAGCACGTTAATTCCCTGTCGGACGGGCTAACCTTCCCTCGGCCTCGCCATCCTTAAATATCCAAAACTGCCTAAAGTCACCGCTTCTCAAGGCTATTTTATATATCTCATGTCGGGCAAACAATGCTAAACAGCCCACTTAATGCAGATTAATTATTCGGAAGAGAAAAGCGAATGACCGTGCAGGATAGCATGGATAGCTACCAAGAGGTAGGTATTGACGTGCTAGCGGTGGTTAGCCTTGCTAAAGCATCCCTCTCGAAAGCGGAGCAAACTGATGAACtcggctaacgctagctagctggctggccCACCCGTTACCCCATGCCTTGACATCACTGAACAGAAAATAACTAGGCTCTCTGCAAATTCTTGGGCCCTGACAAAAAACATCTAGGTTAATAGCTATATTTGTTTTTGACTACACTGGCAAACGAACAGACAGCTGTTCCTCTATCAgtgtttttctccctccccaAGATTCCCAGGCCACAACGAACAGGGCGAATCATCCACCTGTGCTCGTTAGCTCGGTTAGCTTCCTAAATGTCGAACAAAACCCGTATCCTACCGTTAATCCTTAATTGAGAGATAAAATATTCCCAACTGAATCTTTCAAAGACTGTTCCGAGTTAGCAAGACGCGTCCATAATCAGGTTTCAGAGAAGCGTTTAGTCTTTTTCCTGTCGATGGCTGGTAGCAGCACACATTATAGCACTCTCATCAGCAGCAATACACAACCTCTGCTGCgccgcatacacacacacggcgcGCAAGCGCAGCTGAGACGCCGCAGTCTGCCGATACCAACCACAGGCGTCAAGAATCATTTTCTAATCAGTGCGCTCAGTTCAATGTTTCTATCGCCTCATTTGTAATGGATAAAATGCCACATTGCTCGGAATGTAGGACATATCTCAGAGGCATGTTAATCCTAAAACATCGGTTAACCAGACATCTCAAATATTGTTACTTATCTTATGTTACTTACTTATGTTCTCAAAGTGGGATATGCATATGAGTAAAAATATTCAGTGGGTAAATATTTAGTCCATAGTGTTAATTAATTTGGCCTGGTTTGGGGTAATCGGTGTTTTCGAAGCACAAATCCAGTTTCTCCTAAGTTTCTGGTGTATCACGACATCCAGTGGTTGCAACGCGATGTTACCGATGACACGACACTGGACTATGAACaagttttaaagatttattatgAAAACCGTGGTTTAAAATTATGTTAAGTGAAATTATATGTAGCCTACAATTATTTAGAAAAGGCACGGTACATTTCTTTACATTCTAAATCCTAATAGCTCTACTAATTTCCAACATGTAATGTTCCCAAGCTTTCATCTAATGCAGTTATGAAAAGCTATTAATCAatctttaaagttttttttttctgaattaattATTCTGTGAAATAGGTTTAACAAATCCAGAAGCAATGTACACAGGCAACAGTTTCTTTCGCCCTCCTTTTTAAGACATGGtttatttgtcttttctcttcttttctgacCAAACCCCTAAAAAACAGAGcgaataaaaattattaaagaGCAGCAGGGTGCATCTGAACTCGCCTTAGGGCGACTCCACCTCACTGTTGGGGCTCATTTTAGTACAAAACAATAAAGTGcacttttgattttgtttccatTGCATGCAAACATTTGTCAAGTTTACGTTTTGGTCGTTTATATTTACACCGTATGACatcatgagaaagaaagagtgcaGCTTGTGCCTGCTCACCACCATCAAAGGCCCTCTGATCAGAAATATTTCACTGCACAATTTAACCCTTACACCACTAGTCCAAGCAGTTAAAGGAAAAGTTCACAGGTCACATATTTGCCCAGGCTCATAAAAACTCATACATACTTTGGCCATTCTTCTGGACAGGAATTTTTCACTGAAACTTTAACCCTTACACTATGGTGTCCAATCATATCATCTGTCATATAATTACTTCAACTTCCcgtttttttgttatttctttagtgaataaaattgtattaatacAGTTGGAGGTGGTTCACAGATCACCTCTTTTAAACCCTTTTGCACAGGCAACTACATACCTTGGATTTCCAAATGACTAGCTGAGATTTGAGTGAAGGAAATCAAGAACATTTAGAAATCCAAGTGTATGTGTACGTTATTTGCTTAGGAATGCATGTAGCAGAAAGgttaatgtgtgtaatgtgaagTTCAGCAGGACAGCACAAAGATGCACTACAAGAATGTTTTCAGTCAATTCCTTAATTAGGGTAAATAATTATGGtaattaactgtttatatttcatatacaaTCAGCTGTTACAtagtaacacacatacatgcacaaaccctttccaaacacaaagtacacagtgcgtgcacacgcgcacacacacgcgcacctgtGCTGTCTGTTGTCTCTCAGAGTTTAGCAGAGTGAGAGGATAGTATACccagcaggtgctgcacatcaTTGGCCGAGGTGAGCCACGCCCCTCCGTCCGCCACCAGTGTGGCGCCAGTGACGAAGGAAGCAGCACGACTAGCCAGGAAGAGCACAGCATGTGCCATCTCCGTCTTGTTCCCTGCCCGCTGCAGCGGAATGTTCTGGAACACTTCCATGTGCTCCACGGTGGGTCCACCTGAGATGGAAGAGCAAAacaaagaggaaacaaacagtGAATAAAACAGGCTTCAAAATGTAACCATAAATAATAtacatgccaacacacacatgtacttaCTGAGTCGGCGGAAGCCCTCTGTCCCAGAGATGGGTCCAGGTGCTACTGTGTTTACCCTCACGCCACTGGGACCCCACTCAACTGCCAAGTGTCTCGTCATGGCATctgcatgcatacataaacacacacacacacacaccctcccagaGGGAAAGTGATTAGATTATACTTGCTGTGTACCATAAAAACCAATTGTACACGCACAGTGTTCCACCCCGACATTTCCATGACAGACACCCACCATTAGCGGCCTTCGCTGACCCAGCATGCACCTGGAGCGCTTGGCCCCTGTAGCCAAGAGTGGCGGAGATGTTCACAATAGAACCCCCATggtcctgaaacacacacacaaatcaattaTAATGCCTCAAATAAATATTAAGGATAAATTTTCTGTCTAAGAAACAGGCTAACCCAAGGTCAAGGTTCAATGTTGCCAGCTAAACCACATGCGAGGTGCGagtgctcccccccccccccccccccatcataaGCTATTtgataaataagtaaataagtctCACATGTCCTTACCTTGAACCATTTGTCATAGAGCACTTTGCTGGTGTTAAAGGTCCCCATGGTGTCAATCTCC contains:
- the decr2 gene encoding peroxisomal 2,4-dienoyl-CoA reductase isoform X1 gives rise to the protein MADLPEDVETDDCLTSYKHIYCPELLRDQVAFITGGGTGIGFRIAEVLMRHGCDTVIASRNPEKLSEAARKLTSATGRQCLPLQMDVRQPDTISSVVDETLKQLGRVDILVNNAAGNFLCPATSLSFNAFRTILEIDTMGTFNTSKVLYDKWFKDHGGSIVNISATLGYRGQALQVHAGSAKAANDAMTRHLAVEWGPSGVRVNTVAPGPISGTEGFRRLSGPTVEHMEVFQNIPLQRAGNKTEMAHAVLFLASRAASFVTGATLVADGGAWLTSANDVQHLLGVWSEKKRKDK
- the decr2 gene encoding peroxisomal 2,4-dienoyl-CoA reductase isoform X2; translation: MADLPEDVETDDCLTSYKHIYCPELLRDQVAFITGGGTGIGFRIAEVLMRHGCDTVIASRNPEKLSEAARKLTSATGRQCLPLQMDVRQPDTISSVVDETLKQLGRVDILVNNAAGNFLCPATSLSFNAFRTILEIDTMGTFNTSKVLYDKWFKDHGGSIVNISATLGYRGQALQVHAGSAKAANDAMTRHLAVEWGPSGVRVNTVAPGPISGTEGFRRLSGPTVEHMEVFQNIPLQRAGNKTEMAHAVLFLASRAASFVTGATLVADGGAWLTSANDVQHLLGILSSHSAKL